One window from the genome of Ictidomys tridecemlineatus isolate mIctTri1 chromosome 12, mIctTri1.hap1, whole genome shotgun sequence encodes:
- the LOC144369317 gene encoding small ribosomal subunit protein uS5m-like — protein sequence MRNGAVQTIAQRSKEEQEQVVADMLQQREEWDWKLRMKVKRERGWSGNTWGGLSVVPSDPGPNGETYEDFDTRILEVRNVFNMTAKEGRKRSVRVLVAVGNGQGAAVIGGHKIFIFYVVLRIKPSASRMPGFAIGKATERVDAFRKAKNKAIHYLHYIEQYEDHTIFYDISLRYKRTHTSR from the exons ATGAGAAATGGAGCCGTGCAGACCATTGCCCAGAGgagcaaggaggagcaggagcaggtggtGGCTGACATGCTCCAGCAGAGGGAAGAGTGGGACTGGAAGCTGAGGATGAAAGTGAAGCGGGAGCGAGGCTGGAGCGGGAACACATGGGGTGGCCTCAGTGTCGTTCCCTCGGACCCTGGTCCCAATGGAG AGACCTATGAGGACTTTGATACCAGGATACTCGAG gtaagaaatgttttcaatatgacagccaaagagggaaggaagagatcaGTCCGTGTCCTGGTGGCTGTGGGGAATGggcagggagctgcag ttataggtggacacaagatctttattttttatgtggtgctaaggatcaaacccagtgcctcacgcatgccag gtTTTGCCATTGGGAAGGCCACTGAGCGGGTGGATGCTTTCAGGAAA gcAAAGAACAAAGCCATCCACTATTTGCATTACATAGAGCAGTATGAAGACCATACAA TATTCTATGACATCTCCTTGAGATATAAGAGGACACACACATCAAGATGA